The genome window CGGCTTCCTGGGGGGCCTGGCGATCGCGGGCGTCATCGCGTACGCCCCGCGCCACAATCGCGCGGTCGTGCAGTGGACCGGGGTCGCGGCGGTGACGATCCTGAGCATCGTGGCGATCGGCGTACGTGCGCTGATGCTCTGAGGTCGGCCGGTTCTTCGGCTTAGTGCCCGACCTCCTTGGCGAACGCCAGTGACACCGGCGCCGAATAGGCCGGTGCGGTCGCCTCCGCCTGCGTCGCCAGGTCCCATCCGATGGCGATCGCAGGGTTGGCGGCATCGGCGCGGAACGCCGCGACCCTCTGGTTGAGCTCGATCGAGGTCAGCAAGGTGGCCAGGTCGCCGACCGCCGAGATGACGTACGGCTGGGGATACGGCACGCCGTGCAGGGTGACCATCGAGCCCTCGCACTTGATGCCCGTGGTCGAGATGATCCGCTGCCCCTGCACCGTGACCGCCTTCGCCCCGCCGGCCCACAGCGCGTTGACGACTGCCTGGATGTCTTGTTGGTGCACGACATAGTCGTTGGCCCGGTCGGCCGGTGCGGCCTGCGCGAGGTCGGCGGGGGCGTCGGAGAGGGTGATCGTGACAGCGGGGCCGCTGACCTCGCTGAAACCGGCCGCGATCCCGACCGAGTCGGCCCGGGTCTGGGCCTCGCGCACGCTGTCGTCGACGACGGCTTTGGACAGGCGTTGTACGCGCGTCTCCAGGTCGGCCACCTCGGCCTGCTGACGCTGGACCTTGCCACTCTCCCGCTGGACCAGCCCCTCCAGGTCGCCGTAACGGCCCGGACGCAGATCCGTACCCGCGCTCGAGTTGAAACTCACCACCGCGAGCAGCGCCGCCAACAACAGCACCGCGCCACTGGCGACGCGCCAGGGAGTAGGTCTGTCGAGCATGCGTCTACGCTAGTCCCCGCACGTGAGCAGGCCCGAATGTCAGCATCAGGGCGCACCAGACCAGCAGGAGCAGAGCAGTGTCGAAGTCCACCACCCGGAAGTCGAGCGACGAGGCGGCGTACGCCGATCCCAGCAGTGGACCGCTCCTGTCCGTCCGCTTCATCGTCGCGGTCCTGCTGATCGCACTGGGCATCGCCTGGATCGCCTACTACTACCTCGTCGTGCGCCCCGACCCCACCGTGCTGGACGCGAAGGCCGGTGGCCCCGCGATCTTCGACACCCTTCGTGACTGGAAGGGGATGAACTGGAACTACATCGGCGGCTTCCTGGCGATCTTCGTCGGCCTGCTGATCTCCGCGCACAAGTCGACGCCGCTGGGTCGTGGCCGTGGCGTCGTGACCGGGATGCTGTTCTGCTTCCTCTTCGGCTTGCTGTGGATCTGCACGTTCTATGTCATCGCCGAGGACCCCAAGATCCCGGTGATGAACGACCTGCACAACTACAACCTCGTGGTCGGCATCGCCTTCATGGCCGTGGGCTTCGGCTTCGCGACCAAGTGGGAATAGCCGAGGGGTCACGAACTCTCGCCGAGGGGTCACGAACTCTCAGCGATTGGCCTCGATCCACTCATCGATCTCGGCCCAGCGGTCATAGAGCCAGTCGATCTGTTCCTCGCGTCCCGCGGGGATGTCTGAGCGCGCGATCCGCCACCAGCGGATGATGATCCGCTTGTCCATCGGCAGCGCACGCCACAGGTCGGCCACCGTGGTCAGGTGGTCCAGGCCGGTGTGGGCGACGAGCAGGACGTCGGCGTCGGGCGCCGCATCCAGCGCGGCGATGAAGCCACCGGGGCGCGGGGCCAGGACGTGGATCATCGCCTCGGCCTTGGCGGCCATCCGTTCCAAGCCCATCTTGCGCAGCCGCTCGATGGCACGCGTACGTCGGGCTGGGGTGAAGTTGCCGCCCTCGGGGAAGATCACGAACGCGTCGTCGGAATCCAGGTTGCTGGCGAGTTCGGCGATCTGACTCTCCAGGTCCTCTCCCGCCCCCGGGTTGGGCGAGATGAACCGCGCCGGCAGCCGCGTCAGCAGCACGCCGATGGCAGGGTCCCAAGCGAGGGTGTCCTTGAGTACGACGCGAGGTTCACGGTGATAGTCGTGCATCAGCGCGTGCACCAGCGTGAACGAATCCCCCGGCCCGGCATGGCGACAACACACCAACAGCGGGTGACCCGGGAACGCGTCCGGCGTCGGGCCGACCGTCTCGATGGTCAGGTTGAGCACCCGCTTGAACTCCTTGAAGAGCAGCCACAAGGTGCCCTGCACGAGGTCATAGTGAATGCCCTCGAAGTACGGCGTCCTGATCCGGCGACCGAAGCCCGACGAGAGCCAGAGCCCGAAGAGGATCAGCAAGAGCAGCCCCTCCATCGTCGCGTAGACGATGCAGATCCAGATCAGCCGCAACACCCGCCAGCGGCCCGGGAAGAGCGGTGAGAGCGCCGCGGCACCGATCAGCCACAGCGGCGCGGTCGCCCAGAGGAACCAGTCGATCACCACGACGGCCGGCGCGATCACGAAGCGCCGGACGAACCAGATCACAGGCCCTGCTCTTGGAGATAGGCCAGCGCCGCGGCGTACGTCTGGTCGATCTTGTCGCGCACCCCGGTGAAGTCACGAAAGGCGAGCATGGAGTCGTCGCGCGTGGACGTGGCGGCGGTCGGCAAGACGTACGCCTCAACCCCCTCGGGCACCTCGGACATCTCGCGGACGAACCGGTGGCGCCGCGCGATCTCGAAGGAGACCCGGGCGACCTCCCACGGCTTGGTGGGTGCTTTGAGGGGTCGGCCGATCCGGCCCACCTGGAGGACGAAGATCCTGGTGGCGCCGAGCTTGACCGCGCGCCCGACCGGGATGGAGTTCACGATGCCGCCGTCGAGGAAGTGCTCGTCGCCGACCTTGGCGGGCGGCAGCAGCCCCGGGACGGCCGCGCTGGCGACGACCGCCTCGACGACCGGGCCGGAGTCGAACCAGTGCTCGGCCGCACGCTCGATCGAGGCGGCGCAGACCTGGAATCGGACCGGCAACTCCTCGAAGGTGACGTCCCCGAGTTCCTCGCGCAGTCGGGCCGTGAGCGGCTTGGCGGAGTAGAGATGCGTACGCGTGGCGACCGCCCGGCGTACGGACTTGATCGGCTTGTCGCCATAGACCTCGCGGGTCTCCCCGGCGGCGTGCCACAGCGCGACGAGTCGCTCGATCACCTCGGGGTCGGGGAACTTGGCGACCATGGCGCCGTTGAGCGCGCCGACGCTGGTGCCCAGGACCAGGTCGGGTTTGTGGCCCTTCTCCAACAGCGCGCGCAACATGCCGACCTCGACGGCGCCGAGGACGCCGCCGCCCCCGAGCACGAAAGCGGTCGTCATGGACCAGACGTTAGGCCAGTTGGGGGTGCTGCGTGCGGATCCGGTGTACGACGTCGCGCTCGACCCAGAAGATCAGCAGCGGGATCAGGCCCGCCGCGAGCGTGACGAGCGTGTACGCGTACGACCACTTGGCCTTGCGGCAGAGCAGGAACGCCACCACGACGTAGACCATGAAGATCCAGCCGTGCACCACCCACAAGATGCTGGCCTGCTCACCGAAGTGTTGGATCCCGGAACCGTCGGGCGCGAGGTATTTCAGCGGCGCCGCCACGAGGGCGCAGAACGCGAGGAGGACGCCGACGATCAGCGCGAGGATCCGATACCAGGTGAAGAGTTGTCGCACTCGGCAAACCTACTCGGGGGCCGGGTCTTCGTCGGCTTCCTCGTCGTCTGGTCGCCCGTGCACCTCGTCACGCATCCACCGCCACCACACGAACAGCGCGAACCCGGCGAAGATGATCCACTCGGCCGAATAGAAGATGTTGCGCAGACCGGTCGTACGCGCGGCTCCCGGCACCTCGGCCAGCGTGGCCTGCGTGAGTCCGTCGGTGCCGGGGTTGGTGGCCTCACGCGCGGTGTCGAGCACGGCGTACGCCCCGAAGAGGTCCCCGTCGACGTGCTGGATGGCGTCGGCGATGCGCAGTTGCGGGAGTACGTCGTCGGTGGGGTCGTCGTCGGAGACGCGCGCGCCCTGGGGAGGTTGCAGCCAGCCGACGAGGTCAGTCTCCCCGGTCGGCGGCTTGCCGGTCGCCTGGTCTGTGGTGCCGCGAACGACGTAGATCGCCGATTCGGTGCCCTCGACTTTGATCGGCGTAGCCGCCCAATAGCCCTCCTCTGTCTCGACATAGACCGTCGAGTCCGGGAGCCAGGTGCCTTTGATCGTCACGGGTTGACCGAGTTGGTCGGCGGGAAACGGGTCGTCGGGTCCGATCGCGTCGAGGACTGGGATGGCTTCGGTCTTGGTCAGGTCGAGCGTCTCGCGATCGCGCTTGGCCTCCCACGATTGGTATTGCCACACCCCCATCCCGAGCGCGAACGTCGTGGCGACGATCGCGAGCAGATGAATCGCCCAATACCTCGGTCGCAGCAGGATCAGCGGGCTGCGCTCGGGGTCGGGTGGCACATCGCCAAGCCTACGAGGGGACGAACGTCGTGGTGCGCCCGGCCGGTCGCCGCCGCGCTGGGTAGGCTCGCCCCGCCATGCAGCCCTTGACCTCCACCGAGATCCGCGCCTGCTTCGTCAACTGTACGAAGGGCGAGGCGTCGCGACTGCCGCTACCCCGAGACCTCGACGAGATCCCCTGGGATCACCTGGATTTCCTCGGCTGGACCGATCCGGGCTCGCCACAGGCGGCGTACCTGGTCGCGATCGGCGACGGCGGACCGGTCGGCATCGTGCTGCGTCTCGGCTCTGGCCGCGGCGCCTCGGGCCGGTCCAACATGTGCTCGATCTGCGCGACCTTCCACTCGTCGTCCGACGTGGCCTTGATGGTCGCGGCGCGCGCCGGAGCGTCCGGGCGCGCGGGCAACACGGTGGGTACGTACCTCTGCGCAAACTTGGCGTGCTCGCTGTACGCGCGCGGTCGGTTGCGGCCCGCCCGGGTGCAGCCGGTCGAGACGTTGTCGGTGGAGGACAAGATCACCCGGCTGCATCTGCATCTGGACGCATTCGTACGACGGGTGCTGAGCTGACCGCCGGTGTTTGTGACCCCTCAGCGCAGGCGTACGGGCAGGCGCTTCACGCCGCGCTGGAACGACGAGCGCAAGAAGACCGGGTCGCCGGCTGGTTCGATCCAGGTGGTCTTCGCGAGCAGCGCGCTGAAGAGCGTACGCATCTGAAGCCGGGCCAGGTGCGCGCCCAGGCACAGGTGCGGGCCGTGGCCGAACACGAGGTGCCGCCCAGAGCCGCCGTCGACGAACCGGTCGATCCGGAACGCAGCGGGGTCCTCGAACTCACGTGGATCCCGGTTGGCCGCGAGAAAACTGACCACGACCTTGTCGCCAGCCGCGATCCTGGTGGCGCCGATCACCGAGTCACGAGTGGCCGTACGCCGAAACACCATCACCGGCGTCCACCAGCGCAGCATCTCCTCGACGGCAGAATCGAGCAGCGCCGGGTTGTCGCGCAACTCTCGCTGTGCGTCGGGATGGTCCAGCAACGCGATCATGCCGCCCGGAAGGCCGTTGCGCAGCGTCTCGTTGCCCGCGACCGCGAACAGCCAGAACATGTTTTCGAACTCCTCGACCGACACCGGGTCGTCCTCACCCAGCCCGCCCGCGAGCCAGTTGGACATCACGTCGTCGCCGGGCTCGGCACGCTTCGCGGTGGCGAGCAGGTGGGCGTACGCGTAGAGGTCGGGCATGCCGGCGCGAGTGCGCGGATCCGGCATCCGCCCCGACTCGTCCGGCGTCGGTCGCAGCGCCCACGCCTCACGCGCGATCGCGCTGCCCGACGCCGGATCGAAGGACGCGCTCGTCGCGTAGTCGGGATCCTGGAACCCGATCACGCGGTTGGACCAGTCGAACATCAACAGCCGGTCCTGGGCTGGCACGCCGAGCACATCGGCCATCGCCAACAACGGCAGATCCGCCGCGATTTCCTTGGCGAAGTCGAGACTCAGCACCCGATTTGTCCGCTCAGCCCCCGGATCGTCGCTGGTCGAGCGGACCACGGTCCGCTCGACCAGCGGTTCGAGGCCGCGTTCCAAGATCCCGGCGACGTGCCCCCCGATCCGCGACTCCAACTGCGCGACCGCGCGCATCGTGAACGAGCGCACCATCGGCTGTCGCAGCCGGGTGTGCTCGGGCGGGTCCATGTTGAGCATCATCCGGCGCACGTACGCCAGATCCTGCGGGGTTGCCGGGTCACGCACCTGGGTCGCTCCCAGCCAGGACGAGAACACCGACGCGTCGCGCAGCACCGCGCGCACGTCCGCGTGCCGCGTCACCAGCCAATAGCCGGGGCCGTCCGGTTCGCGGACCCGGTGCACCCCGTCGCCGATCTCGCGCAACTCGTCCAGGGCGTCGAGCGGCGCCCCCGCGACATAGCTGTCCGGGTCGTGGATGACGTCGGTGAGGGCCACGATCAGTGCTGGCCCAAGAACCCCTCGATCAGGGTCGCCAACTGCACCGGCGTCTCGAACATCGGGTAGTGCCCGGCGTTGGGCACCTCGATCAGTTCGACGTTCGGATAGATCTGCATCCAGGACTGCCGCATCACCTCGGCCGACAGCGCGGGGTCGTGCTCGCCCACGATGACCGCGATAGGAGTGTCGGGACGACCCACGTCAGCCAGATAGTCGTCACCGACCCACGACTTCACGGCGCCGTCGAAGGCGGCCTCGTCAGAGTTCTCCCGCGAGAACGCGACCATCCGGTCCAGCCAGACACCCGAGTTGCGGTTGCCGGTGGTGAAGTCGAGGATCGCGCGCCGGTTGTCGTCCGAGGCGGGCGCCCCGAAGAAGAGGCCCTCGCCGTCGGCGTCGAGCGGCACCGGCGCCGGCGCGACCGGCGTCAGACCGACGAGAGCGCGTACGCGGTCCGCACCCGCCTGGGCCAGCAACGACGCGACCGCCTTGCCTCCCATCGAGTGCCCGACCAACGAGAACCGTGAGAGTCCGGCCTCGTCCGCAGCGGCGAGCGCGTCGGCGGCGTACTCCTTCATCGTGAACTCGCCGGTCTCGCCGCGACGCGCGCCATACCCGCGCATGTCGGGGAACCACCAGGTGTACGAGGAGGTGTCCGCCACGTCGGGCCAGAAGCCCCAGCCGTCCGCGGAACCGAACCAGCCATGCAGGCACAAGACGTGGTGGTCACCGTCGCCGATCTTCTTCATCTCGGTCCCTTTCATTTCTTTTTCGCTCTACTGCCCGGTAGGGGTGTCTCCACCTACTAGTTTGCCTGGGCACGAGGGCTTTCGGGGAGGTTCCACCATGACGATGTCACTGCGCGAGCAACTGCTGCGCAAGAAGCCGCTGGCCTTGGCCGACGATCCCGACCACGCACATGCGGGCCCGGACCTCAACCGGACGATCGGCACCTTCCAACTGATGCTCTTCGGCGTCGGGGGCACGGTCGGCACCGGCATCTTCTTCGTCCTCCAAGAGGCAGTGCCCGACGCCGGTCCCGCAGTGATCGTGGCCTTCCTGCTCGCGGGAGTAGCCGCCGGGCTGTCGGCGCTGTGCTACGCCGAGCTCGCCGGCGCGATCCCGGTCAGTGGGTCGACGTACTCCTACGCCTACCACGCCTTGGGCGAGGTGTTCGCGATGGTGATCGCCGCCTGCGTGATCTTGGAGTACGGCGTCGCGGGCAGCGCGGTCGCGGTCGGCTGGAGCGGCTATTTCAACGAGTTGCTCGACAAGACGCTGGGGATCACGATCCCGGACGCGCTGTCGTACTCCCCCATTCCCGTCGAAGGGGCCACCCAGGGACTGGTCAACCTGCCCGCCATCGTGCTCGTGGTGATGTGCTCGCTGCTGCTGATCCGCGGCGCGAGCGAGTCGGCGCGCGTCAACACGATCATGGTGCTGATCAAGCTCGGCGTGCTCGTACTCTTCTCGATCATCGCGCTCACCGCTTTCCGGGCCGACCGCTTCGACAACTTCTGGGCAGCGGGCTCGGCCGGGATCACCGCCGCGGCAGGCACGATCTTCTTCTCCTTCATCGGCCTGGACTCCATCTCGACCGCAGGTGAAGAAGTCAAGGATCCACAGAAGGCACTGCCCCGCGCGCTGATCGGGGCCCTGTTCGTCGTGGTCGGCATCTATCTGCTGGTGGCGGTCGCCGGTGTCGGCTCGCAGCCGATGGCGGCGTTCTCGTCCGAGGAGCAGCAGAACGCCGGACTTTCGGTGATCTTGGAGAACATCACCGGCAGCAACGTGCCCGGCACCATCCTGGCCGCCGGTGCGGTGATCTCGATTTTCTCGGTGACGCTGGTGACGCTCTATGGCCAGACCCGCATCCTGTTCGCGATGGGCCGCGACCGGATGCTGCCCGCCCGCTTCGCCGAGGTCGACTCACGCACTCTGACACCGCGCTTCAACACGTACGTCGTGATGGTGGCGGTCGCGCTGATCGCCGGATTCGTGCCCGCGGACTACCTCTGGGACACGGTCTCGATCGGCACCCTGATCGCCTTCTCCGTAGTCGCGACCGGCGTGCTGGTGCTGCGGCGTACGCGGCCCGACCTGCACCGACCGTTCAAGGTGCCGGGCTACCCGGTAACCCCGGTGCTGACCATCGCGGCCTGCATCTATGTGCTGTCGGGACTCGCCGCGATCACCTGGGTGATCTTCGGGTGCTGGCTGGCCGTGATCATGGCCTACTACTTCCTGATCGGCCGTCACCGGTCGCGGCTCAATGAGGATGTGGCGCCATGACGATCGTCGCGGGATTCCCTTTCAACGGTCAGGACTCCGCCGGCATCGAGTTAGGTGCCACGCTGGCGCGATCGGCGGAGCAGGACCTGCGCATCGTCACGATCGTGCCTGCGCCGTGGGGCACTCCGGCAGCCAGCGGCACCGACCGCGAGTTCCAGGCCTGGGCCGAGGAGGCTGCGGCGCACAGCGTCGCCGAGGCGGAGGCTTTGATCGCCCAGCACTGCGGCGGCATCGAGGCCAGCGCGGTCGCGGTGCATGCGCGTTCCGTACCCGGAGGTCTGCTCGCCGAAGCCGAGCGGGTGGAGGCAGCGATGCTGGTCGTCGGGTCGGGACACGATGGGGCGTACGGTCGGATCGCGCTGAGCTCGACGGCCGACCGGCTGCTGCACTCGGCGACCCTTCCGGTGGCTGTGGCCACACGCGGCTACCTCTCCTCCGAACACGGGCGGGTCACCCGAGCCACCTGCGCGTTCAGAGGCGACGAGGTGTCCAGGCGTACGCTCGAAGCCACCTCCTCGATCTGCCGCGACATCGGCGCGGCCCTGCGGATCGCGACGTTCGCCGTACGCGGTCGAGCGATGCGTACGTCGGGGATCTCCTCGATCAACGAGGACGCGGTGTTGGCCGCGTGGGTCGAGCAGGCCGAGCGGATGCAGGCCGAGGCGCTGGCCGAGCTGTCGCAGGCCGGGATCCTGCCAGCCGACGTGGAGACTCAGGTCGCGGCCGGGGGGTCCTGGGCTGCGACGCTGGATCGCTTCAGTTGGGATCGCGATGAGGTCCTGGTGATCGGATCCTCCTCCGCATCCTTCATGTCGCGGCTGTTCCTGGGCTCGAGCGGGACCAAGATCGTCCGGCACTCGCCCGTCCCGGTGATCGTGGTGCCCTAGGTGAGTTCGTCGAGGATCGCTGCGAGCTCGGCAGGTTTGCTCCACATCGGCCAGTGGCCCGAGTCGATGTCGACGTAGGACACGTCACCGGCCTTGGCGATCTCGGGGATCTCCCCGGCCTCGACCCACGCCTTCGCGTCCTCGGGTGAGAACTCGGGGCAGATCATCACCACGGGGATGTCATAGCGGCGCTCGTCCGCCAGGCGTACGACGCCTTGCGTCACCGCAGCGGGCACGGGGTGGGCGTCCGCCGCGATCTGGGCCTTCTGCTGCTCGGTGAGGTCTTCGGAGTCAGGCCCCTCGAACGGCTCCCAGCCGGGGAAGGCGACGACACCGTCGACGGGCTCGAAGAAGCCGGCGTACGCCTGACCGTCCTGAGCGGGCATGCCACCGATCAGCGCCACCTTCGCGACCTTGTCGGTACGCCGGTCCGCCCCCAGCCAGGCCAGCGAGGACGCTGCGGAATGCCCCACCAGCAGCACCGGACCTTCGACGGCGTCGATGGCGCGGACCACCGCGTCGACCTGGTCATCGAGGGTCGCGTCGGCGAACCCGTCGCCCTGACCTGGCAGCGTGATCGCGGTCGCGTCGGCCTTGAGGTGGGCCAGCACGGGGTCCCATGCTGACCCGTCCAGCCAGAGACCGGGGATCAGGACCGTGTGCATCATCGGACCACCCTGAGTTTCACGCTGACCCGCTTGCTGGTGCCGTTGGCGTTCTTGGCACGGGCGATGATCTTGTAGCGCCCTGGCTTTAGCCGTTTCTTGCCCACCACGGTCTTGATGACGAAGCGGTTCTTGCCCTTCTTCAACTTCAGGGTCCGCTTGGCGACCGCCTTCTTCTTGCCCACCAACTTGAAGACCAGCTTCACCTTCGCCTTCTGGGTGAGCCTGATCAACGCCTTGGTCTTGGCCTTCTTGCCCTTCGCTTTGATCTGCTTCTTCTGCAGCTTGAACTTCTTGATCTGCGGTGACGTCGCCGCAGGACTGGTGACCTGCACGTTGCCCGTCTGCGTCGTCGTGTTGCCAAGGGAGTCGCTGACCGTCACCCTGACCGGATAGGTCCCGGCGGCTGCGTACGCATGCGTTGCCTGCGCGCTCGTGCCGAAAGCGCCGTCCCCGAAGTCCCACGCGACCGACCCCATCGCCGAGAAGATGTCGCGCGGCGTGACGCTGAACGACAGTGCGACCTTGGGGTGTCCGCTCTGGGGGATGCTCACGGCATCGAGCAGCGGGCCGGCGCCGTCGA of Nocardioides sp. contains these proteins:
- a CDS encoding cell division protein CrgA — protein: MRAHQTSRSRAVSKSTTRKSSDEAAYADPSSGPLLSVRFIVAVLLIALGIAWIAYYYLVVRPDPTVLDAKAGGPAIFDTLRDWKGMNWNYIGGFLAIFVGLLISAHKSTPLGRGRGVVTGMLFCFLFGLLWICTFYVIAEDPKIPVMNDLHNYNLVVGIAFMAVGFGFATKWE
- a CDS encoding SURF1 family protein — its product is MPPDPERSPLILLRPRYWAIHLLAIVATTFALGMGVWQYQSWEAKRDRETLDLTKTEAIPVLDAIGPDDPFPADQLGQPVTIKGTWLPDSTVYVETEEGYWAATPIKVEGTESAIYVVRGTTDQATGKPPTGETDLVGWLQPPQGARVSDDDPTDDVLPQLRIADAIQHVDGDLFGAYAVLDTAREATNPGTDGLTQATLAEVPGAARTTGLRNIFYSAEWIIFAGFALFVWWRWMRDEVHGRPDDEEADEDPAPE
- a CDS encoding amino acid permease: MTMSLREQLLRKKPLALADDPDHAHAGPDLNRTIGTFQLMLFGVGGTVGTGIFFVLQEAVPDAGPAVIVAFLLAGVAAGLSALCYAELAGAIPVSGSTYSYAYHALGEVFAMVIAACVILEYGVAGSAVAVGWSGYFNELLDKTLGITIPDALSYSPIPVEGATQGLVNLPAIVLVVMCSLLLIRGASESARVNTIMVLIKLGVLVLFSIIALTAFRADRFDNFWAAGSAGITAAAGTIFFSFIGLDSISTAGEEVKDPQKALPRALIGALFVVVGIYLLVAVAGVGSQPMAAFSSEEQQNAGLSVILENITGSNVPGTILAAGAVISIFSVTLVTLYGQTRILFAMGRDRMLPARFAEVDSRTLTPRFNTYVVMVAVALIAGFVPADYLWDTVSIGTLIAFSVVATGVLVLRRTRPDLHRPFKVPGYPVTPVLTIAACIYVLSGLAAITWVIFGCWLAVIMAYYFLIGRHRSRLNEDVAP
- a CDS encoding alpha/beta hydrolase, which encodes MKKIGDGDHHVLCLHGWFGSADGWGFWPDVADTSSYTWWFPDMRGYGARRGETGEFTMKEYAADALAAADEAGLSRFSLVGHSMGGKAVASLLAQAGADRVRALVGLTPVAPAPVPLDADGEGLFFGAPASDDNRRAILDFTTGNRNSGVWLDRMVAFSRENSDEAAFDGAVKSWVGDDYLADVGRPDTPIAVIVGEHDPALSAEVMRQSWMQIYPNVELIEVPNAGHYPMFETPVQLATLIEGFLGQH
- a CDS encoding FBP domain-containing protein; the protein is MQPLTSTEIRACFVNCTKGEASRLPLPRDLDEIPWDHLDFLGWTDPGSPQAAYLVAIGDGGPVGIVLRLGSGRGASGRSNMCSICATFHSSSDVALMVAARAGASGRAGNTVGTYLCANLACSLYARGRLRPARVQPVETLSVEDKITRLHLHLDAFVRRVLS
- a CDS encoding universal stress protein, coding for MTIVAGFPFNGQDSAGIELGATLARSAEQDLRIVTIVPAPWGTPAASGTDREFQAWAEEAAAHSVAEAEALIAQHCGGIEASAVAVHARSVPGGLLAEAERVEAAMLVVGSGHDGAYGRIALSSTADRLLHSATLPVAVATRGYLSSEHGRVTRATCAFRGDEVSRRTLEATSSICRDIGAALRIATFAVRGRAMRTSGISSINEDAVLAAWVEQAERMQAEALAELSQAGILPADVETQVAAGGSWAATLDRFSWDRDEVLVIGSSSASFMSRLFLGSSGTKIVRHSPVPVIVVP
- a CDS encoding alpha/beta hydrolase, whose amino-acid sequence is MMHTVLIPGLWLDGSAWDPVLAHLKADATAITLPGQGDGFADATLDDQVDAVVRAIDAVEGPVLLVGHSAASSLAWLGADRRTDKVAKVALIGGMPAQDGQAYAGFFEPVDGVVAFPGWEPFEGPDSEDLTEQQKAQIAADAHPVPAAVTQGVVRLADERRYDIPVVMICPEFSPEDAKAWVEAGEIPEIAKAGDVSYVDIDSGHWPMWSKPAELAAILDELT
- a CDS encoding cytochrome P450, encoding MALTDVIHDPDSYVAGAPLDALDELREIGDGVHRVREPDGPGYWLVTRHADVRAVLRDASVFSSWLGATQVRDPATPQDLAYVRRMMLNMDPPEHTRLRQPMVRSFTMRAVAQLESRIGGHVAGILERGLEPLVERTVVRSTSDDPGAERTNRVLSLDFAKEIAADLPLLAMADVLGVPAQDRLLMFDWSNRVIGFQDPDYATSASFDPASGSAIAREAWALRPTPDESGRMPDPRTRAGMPDLYAYAHLLATAKRAEPGDDVMSNWLAGGLGEDDPVSVEEFENMFWLFAVAGNETLRNGLPGGMIALLDHPDAQRELRDNPALLDSAVEEMLRWWTPVMVFRRTATRDSVIGATRIAAGDKVVVSFLAANRDPREFEDPAAFRIDRFVDGGSGRHLVFGHGPHLCLGAHLARLQMRTLFSALLAKTTWIEPAGDPVFLRSSFQRGVKRLPVRLR
- a CDS encoding DUF881 domain-containing protein, whose product is MLDRPTPWRVASGAVLLLAALLAVVSFNSSAGTDLRPGRYGDLEGLVQRESGKVQRQQAEVADLETRVQRLSKAVVDDSVREAQTRADSVGIAAGFSEVSGPAVTITLSDAPADLAQAAPADRANDYVVHQQDIQAVVNALWAGGAKAVTVQGQRIISTTGIKCEGSMVTLHGVPYPQPYVISAVGDLATLLTSIELNQRVAAFRADAANPAIAIGWDLATQAEATAPAYSAPVSLAFAKEVGH
- a CDS encoding DUF3817 domain-containing protein; translated protein: MRQLFTWYRILALIVGVLLAFCALVAAPLKYLAPDGSGIQHFGEQASILWVVHGWIFMVYVVVAFLLCRKAKWSYAYTLVTLAAGLIPLLIFWVERDVVHRIRTQHPQLA
- a CDS encoding 1-acyl-sn-glycerol-3-phosphate acyltransferase, yielding MIWFVRRFVIAPAVVVIDWFLWATAPLWLIGAAALSPLFPGRWRVLRLIWICIVYATMEGLLLLILFGLWLSSGFGRRIRTPYFEGIHYDLVQGTLWLLFKEFKRVLNLTIETVGPTPDAFPGHPLLVCCRHAGPGDSFTLVHALMHDYHREPRVVLKDTLAWDPAIGVLLTRLPARFISPNPGAGEDLESQIAELASNLDSDDAFVIFPEGGNFTPARRTRAIERLRKMGLERMAAKAEAMIHVLAPRPGGFIAALDAAPDADVLLVAHTGLDHLTTVADLWRALPMDKRIIIRWWRIARSDIPAGREEQIDWLYDRWAEIDEWIEANR
- a CDS encoding patatin-like phospholipase family protein is translated as MTTAFVLGGGGVLGAVEVGMLRALLEKGHKPDLVLGTSVGALNGAMVAKFPDPEVIERLVALWHAAGETREVYGDKPIKSVRRAVATRTHLYSAKPLTARLREELGDVTFEELPVRFQVCAASIERAAEHWFDSGPVVEAVVASAAVPGLLPPAKVGDEHFLDGGIVNSIPVGRAVKLGATRIFVLQVGRIGRPLKAPTKPWEVARVSFEIARRHRFVREMSEVPEGVEAYVLPTAATSTRDDSMLAFRDFTGVRDKIDQTYAAALAYLQEQGL